The Lepidochelys kempii isolate rLepKem1 chromosome 2, rLepKem1.hap2, whole genome shotgun sequence genomic interval AAGCCACAGCCAGCACACAAGAAACAAACGTCCCAAAAAAAGTCTTGATATTAAAAATGTGTTGAATAGAAGCACCATTCAGAAGCCCAATGACTTCTGGAAGCCCATACAGTGCACCTCCTGGCCAAAAGAACTGTAAAGAGAAAGTCAAAAATTATTTCCAAATACATGAATTCAGATCCACCTGCAGCTAATAACTGCAGCTTTCACAAACAGTTCATAACTTCTCACAACTTACAGTTACTTGTTCTATCAAGTCATCCATTCTTTCAGTTCCTCCTCCTACATAGCTCAAGACTTCTGTATTAAGCGAATAGATATGTGTACCCCACATATACCTTTTCCTTAGATTTTTTGGAAAGTTcaatgaaatgtttatttttctcttccctcccccaccctcctatGAGGCTACTAGCTGCCTTCTTGTGATTAAATTGAACCCAGTAAGATGGTAGATGGGAAACCAGCTTTCTGTGTTGGCTTTGCAGTCTGGTAGAGGAGATGGAGCCTCAAAGGAGAACTGGAAATGTAAGTTACGTTCATTTTACACAGAAGTCTGAGCCAAACCCCATTTGAAGTCATTGTGAGTGTTTATTTTAGGATCAGGCACCAACTCTGTGCAAATTACACTAATTTGCCACTTGTATCCATTTTATGACCAATGTATATCTAAAGTATAACTTACACAACCACTTACACAACCATTTACACCACCATTTAATTTGCCCGAGACTTCCATAGGAATTGCAGGTGCTCACAGGGCCTGAATTTGGATCTCAGACTGGATATCAATCCCAGACTCCCTACatagccagtaaaacagaaatcATAGGGAAATCCTGATCATGCTTAACTACAGTAGCACTTAGAAGGCACtgccacaacaacaacaaaaaaacacaagaGCAAGGCATTTGTCTGATCTCAGCATTATAGAACTGTGTTGGGCCTCTTTTTCCCAGTGAGGACTATACAGGGTGTATGTTCTAAGACTCCTTTTCTGTAATTAAGCCTCCATCTCTCAGAACTCCACTGATATTTTACAGTACTTGAGTAAGAGACATACTTACCACCACTAACCCTGAAGATACAACAATCatggccagccctgccccaagtATGGAAATCCAGGTCATGTGGAAGTTGCTGTTCTGCCAGttttacaaataatttattaGCATCAGCAATGGTATAGAACACAAGTACATGTATGCCCCAAACCCTCTGCCAACACTATATAGTGATATATATTTAGAGATATATTTTCCTGTTCATTTGTCCATTTTCTTACATAACCCACTGTAGAAAGTTCTACAATTTACAGCATACAAGAATGAAAACAGGGGAAAGAGTGTTGCAGACTATTCAAAAATGTGGGGTTGAGTCTGGGTTTTAGATAAGGACAAAGGTTCACAGTGGCTCTTAGTTTTCCAAACCAATTTGCCCAGGCTCATACAACATAGCAAACGGTATTTTAGTGTTCCCTGAAGGCCCCAAATCAAGacagaatgcatccaatgaagtgagctgtagctcacaaaagcttatgctcaaataaattggttagtctctaaggtgccactagtacgccttttctttttgcgaatacagactaacacggctgttactctgaaacctgtcaagttcCATTGACTCCATTGCTTATGTGCTTAAGTAGTATACTGAATGAAGCTTTCCTGAACTTTGGCCTGAATCTATTACAATAATTAACTCTTTATATTTTACTGAGTAATGCTAACCATAAATTCATCTAGGTAGTTCCCTTGTTATTTGTTTAATAAAGTGACATATCTTGCACTCAGTCTTTTCAATTTAAACATGTTTCAGtctgttgccggcacagagtgcccaaggcaagcaacagctgggtttGTTGCCCGGTATGCGTCACGCCAATGACCACAACggagtggagaagcagaaagatttatttggagctccaaatagggtgcaaggagactgagctgtctcaaatcctgcggcagtgcagcagattccagtatacattttataccttttcctacttcactacacaagcttatgcaaccaattacctgttgccccgtacaataccgtagccaatcagctaaagcagccagttgtatttttcctcagtagcattgcccaagccttgccttatttggtcctatttgttactagtttttgctaaacatttctgccttatctatctgtttcccaggccgaagctggccttggctggcgagccgtgtgcaaacctgtctgtctgtgtgctagcttcctcagagttatgcaggatcacagagggttcaagaagcaaaggggccttggtttatccgggcctagagcaggagggtttcctcgacactcgtggtcttccaccctcctgagttacctagtgtagtgcccagtgtccccaacaagtCTGCTGGGGTTTTTTGGTCTGTTTGTGTTTGGATTAACCACAGTCATGCTGTCTCCAGAACTCATCACAAGCACATCAGCACCCAGGTACCTTATAAAATTCCCAGCTGTTGGGCTTTGATTCACTGTGTATGCAAGCCAAAGCTGTCCTCTTTGTTTCCCAAATCATAGTGGTACAGCAGGCCACATCAGCCTTCCTGTCTGCACTTCATGTCAGGTCTTTTTTTTAAGTGTACTGTACAGAGCAGCAAAACTGGAAGGCAAGGTACACAGAAGTGAACTCAGCTGCTCTCTAGTTGGAGAATGAAGGTAGGTTGTGGGGTCTTTATGGCAGGAACCGTCTCAATACTTGTTTGTACTGCAACTAGCACTAAGGGACCCTGATCTTAGTGTGGTCTCTGGCACTACTGTAATGCaacgccaccaccaccaccaggacAGTGGGCTGAGTTCTGCCTACTGTTTGGAAGCAGTGACACACACAGTGGAAATTTGTGTGATCCAGTACAATGACGGTTACAATACCCTGGGGACAAAGTCTAGTTTTTTGGCAGATTTGGACTCAGAGCATCATATAGGTCATACTACTGGAATCCATTTTAATTCTTCTCATATCTCAGAGGTACACTGATCTTCTCATCCCCCATCTCCTGTAGATGTCAAGTCCACTTCTGCATTTTCCTGGGGTGCTCAAAGTGAGAAGGCCTTGAAAGCATTATTTCAAAGTCCTGACTTCTCAAGAGACAACAAACACATTAGGTATtcataccatgctcatcactgatATCTGAACACCTGTCTCTACCCATGATCATTGTGCTCAGGTATCGAAGTCCAGCCTAGAATGTCTAGATGTTTCTGCTCAAGATGGCAAAGCTCCTTTCCTGTTATGAACCTCTTAACTGTGGGCTTGCCAAGTACTAACAACCAGCTTCCTTCTTTCCCATCCATCAGGTCCACATCTCCTCctatctatcaatctatctataaataaataaataaaataaataagcacACAATAAACTGCATGGTACTCAGTTTGTCTGTCTTAGAAAGACTGAGCCTGAGTTAACTCCACCAGGATTTGTACCTTTGGTTCCAGCGTATGTAACCATTACAAACCTGAAGCATAGGCATCCAAGTCACCCTTCTAGTTGCTTTTGTATTATCCGTTATGCAGATGAACTGTATTTATAACTGCTACCATAGGCATGTACATATTTAGTTCCAATTTCAAGACACAATGTATTAAAATTCAGATGCAAATTTGACTCTCAAACCAGCTATCCTTACTCATGCAATAAATCACATTGGCCATGTGATTACTCATGAGAGTAGTGGGTTGTATAACTGGGCCCATAATTTGCTACAGAGGTATATAGTAACTGACATGCATAGTGTTACTTTTTCAAGACGTGGGGAAATCTCTTAAATTTTggttaatagaaatagaagtctTTTGAGACAGTGATTGATGGAAACAGCTTTCTAGAAAATTAAACCTAGCTTCATTCTCCTTTCAGATCTGCAGATCAGTCCAGAATAGTTTGTTATGATCGCATTTACCGAATAGTGGCCTGTATATGCAGAAGAGTTGCTAAACCAACTGCTTATCATGTACTGAATGTCAGCTATTGTATTTCCCAATGAGTCAGCAGATGCTTCATTCAAGGCTTTAGGAagaaattcttcagcaaaaataTCATTTACAAAAGATGCCAGTAGAGTAGCTGAGTAAAAACTTCACGCTCATGGAGTTTTATTACCAATCAGAACAAAGTAAAAAGAGGCCAATTTATTTTTCCTCTGCTCACCTGGAGGTAATTTTTCACCAGTTCCCATTTTAGTTTGATGAGATAGTCAATTATCTGGTGTGTCAGGAATCCCAGCATTCCTACTCCTGTTCCAATTAGCCCCATCAACAGCCATCGATCCCAGTCAGTTCTAAAGATGGAATAGTAACATTAGTCCTTTGCAGTGAGCTCAGGGTGGTTTGTCAAATTGCTTCCTGCAAAAAGTTATGCATGTTTTGATTACTACCTGTGACTGAAAGAGACACCAAACCACACAAACCTGATATATTAAGCAGAAGACTACATCTACTCACAAAAAGCAATCTTCCTTTGGGCTAAGGAGCTAGATAGTgctactttaaaatatattttatagtaGATACAACATAACAAACACTCAGAGGGATGTCAAAACTTTTTAACAAGTAGGGCCAAGTAGTAGTATTTCTGTATCCAAGcaccaaaaaaaagaaaggtgTTTTTCCTCCTCTCTTGTGAATTCAGTGCTCATGAAGGTTCCAGACTCTCAGCTCTGAAAACTGAAGTTTTCTATTGTCCACGGCAATGCTACAGCTGTGCTATTGGCATTGCACAtatccccaccccgccccatccCTGACTTGAAGGGACCATCCCATTGGCAGTCTCTTCAGGTCTATGTAACTCTTGGTCTCTGCTGAGAGAAGAAGGGGCTCCCAATAAGCATCAACTGTAGTGAAGATTTTCACAGGGGGAATACTTGTGAAGTCATCTGAGGTCACCAACTCATTTCAGAGCAATCGCCTAACAGGCATCATCACATAGTAAAACCAACTTTAGGACACTACCATCCTGGGCAAGATTTTTTGACCAATAACTTATTGGGAAAAGGCTCTAAAATCTGACATATACACAACCATAGGGTCTGGTGGCACTATAATCTCCCTCCAGGTGGGCCCAGGCAGAGCCCAGCACTAAAGAATGTTTGCTGAAATCATGCAATTTAGTTATTTTGAGGCCTAATAGGGCAGATATTACTCAGCCATCAGTCCCATGTACATCTGAGTCAATGTTTGCACTCAGAAGAAGCAAAGTGCTATAGAAGGCTATTAAGTAGCATTAAATATTGAATGGCAGCAGTGGCTTTATCTCTATCATAATGGCCTCAAAAG includes:
- the LOC140905918 gene encoding chloride channel protein B-like, with protein sequence MGLIGTGVGMLGFLTHQIIDYLIKLKWELVKNYLQNSNFHMTWISILGAGLAMIVVSSGLVVFFWPGGALYGLPEVIGLLNGASIQHIFNIKTFFGTFVSCVLAVASGLFCGLDGPMIHLGAIIGCGLTQFKSDTLGIQLPFFTRFWNSADKGHFGFFKAEKRIYFGCAPSLLQSTCRISFLALQS